The Natronosporangium hydrolyticum nucleotide sequence TTGGGGCCAACTGCCGGAGTCCGTAGCAGCTCCGGGCTGGGAGGGATCGGTCCTAGCGTGACCGGCATCGGAACGCCGTCCGGTGTGTGTCACCGGTGCCCTCGGCGCCCGACTGGGGTTGGGTTGGCTCCCTGGCGGGTTACGGCATTGTTGCATGGGAGCGCTTCCAAAGGCAACCCTCGGGAAGCCAACGGCGTGCCCGACGCCGGTCACGACTGCCGTCTTACCTGCTAGTGGAGCTGGCAGGCGAGGCCGGCGGCGTCGCCGGCATCGCCGTTGCCGAGCAGGCCGAAGCTGGTGGCGGCGCCCGGGCTCAGCGATCCGTTCCAGGCTTCGTTGGTCACGCTCACCTCCGAGCCGGACTGACTGTGGATGCCGCCCCAGAGTTGGTCGACCACCTGACCATCGGGGAAGGTCCAGCTGACTGTCCAACCGCTACCGGCGCTGTCGCCGCTGTTGGTGACGCTCACATCGGCCTGGAAGCCGCCTTGCCAGTCGCTGACCACCTGGTACTCGGCGATACAGCCGCCGGTCGGCGGCGTGGTCGGCGGTGTGGTGGGCGGTGTGGTCGGTGGTGTGGTGGGCGGGGTGGTCGGCGGGGTGGTCGGCGGGAAGCGCACCACCTGGTCGTCGGCGGGGGTCGGGGTCGCCCGGCCGTCCCGGTTGCTGGTGGCGATCCACAGCCAACCGTCCGGACCCACGGTCACCGTCCGCAGCCGGCCGTACTCGCCAGAGAGGACCGCGGTCGGCTCGCCGGGGCCGCTGCCGGCCAGCGGCACCGTCCACAGTTGCCGGCCGCGTAGCGACGCTACGAACAGGTGGTCGTCGGCGACCGCGACGCCGCTCGGGGAGGCCTCCGCCGGAGCCCAGATCAGTGCCGGGTCGATCAGCTGCGAGTCCGGCGGCTGGCAGGGGCCCTCGCAGATCGGCCAGCCGTAGTTGCCGCCGGGCTCGATCAGGTTTACCTCGTCCCACAGGTCCTCACCGAACTCGCTCGCCCACAGTCGACCTTGGCTGTCCCAGGCCATCCCTTGGACGTTCCGCAGCCCGTACGCGTAGATCGGCGAGCCGGGGAACGGATTGTCGGCTGGGACGTCTCCCTCGGGGGTGACCCGCAGGATCGCCCCGGCCAGGTTGTCGAGGTCCTGGGAGAGGTCAGGGTCACCGGCGTCGCCGGTGGCCACGTAGAGCATCCCGTCCGGGCCGAACTCGATCCGGCCACCGTGGTGGATGAACGCACCGCGGGGGATCCCGGTGAGCACCGGCTGCGCCGACTGCGGATTGTCGACCGGGAAGCGTACGACCCGGTTGTCGGTCGTGGTGGTGTGGTACGCGTACACCCAGTTGTCGTCGCCGGGTGCCCGGGCCAGGCCGAGCAGCCCGCCCTCGCCGGCGGTGTCGACGCCGGGCAGGGTGGCCACCGGTTGCGCCGGCTGTCCAGGGGCGACCCGGACGAGTTGGGCGTCGTCGCGTTCGGCGACCAGCGCCGATCCGTCCGGCAGGAAGGTGGTCCCCCATGGCACCTCCAGCCCGGTGGCGACCACGTCAGGTTGGGTGAAGTCGAAGCCGGCCACCTGGGCGGCGGCCGGTTGGGGCGCGAGGAGTCCGGTGGCGACCGCGCCGCCGGTAGCGACCACGGTGGCGACGCCGGTCGCCAGGGCCCGGCGCCACCTCGTACTCCGGTGGGGTTGCTGGCTGCTGATCACGAGCATGCCTCTCTGTCGAGTGGACGCCCGGACCGTCGAGGCCGTTGGTAGTTGAGCCCGGCGCGAGGCCGGGCCGTTGCCCTATTACCGCCGTCGGCCTCCGCCGGCCAGGGCGGTGGGTCGTGGCTCGCGCGCGGCTCCCCGGGAATCCTCTCCGCTGTCGTGGATCATGTCAACGTTGGTCGTCGATATCGTGGGATCGGCCGTTGACAATTGGGCTACTCCCTGTCACGCTGGACACTGGCTGGGAGCGCTCCCACGCTCCCGGCCTGGGCAGCTCAGCGCAGCAGCCGCAGCCCCGGTCAGCTGAGCTGTGACCCCTCCTGAGACGGTCCGTCGGGCGCCGGCTTCGGCGCCCGACGGACCGTCCGCCCGACCCCCACTGCGACCACCGCCAATGCTGCTCAGCACCGCGCGCTTCGGCGTGGCACGATCGCGCCATGGGACTGGTGCCACTGCTGTGGCGGGCGCTGGCGGTGTTCCGGGTCGCCGCCCTCGGGTACGCCCTGCTGCTGATCGCCCGCGACGCCGGCGACTACGCCCGCCCCGCCGCCGCCTGGTGGCTGGCGGTCGTCATGGTCGGCTGGACCGCGCTGGTCACCTTCCTATACACCGCCCCTTCGCGGCGCCGATGGCCGCTGCTCGGCGCCGACCTGGCGGTGGCGGTGGCGATCCTCACCCTCAGCCCGTGGGTGATCGGCCCGCAGGACCAGGCGGACACGCTGCCGGCGGTGTGGGTGGCGGCACCGGTCGTGGCCTGGGCGGTACGCGGCGGCTGGCGCACCGGCGCGGCCGCCGCTGTGATCGTCGCCGCGGCGGACATCGCCATCCGCGCCGACGGCGCCACCATCCCGCAGACCACCATCAACGCCACCGTGCTGCTGCTCTTCGTCGGCTTCATCACCGGGTACGTGGCGACCCTGGCCGGTCGGGCCGAGCAACAGTTGCAGGCGGCGGCCGAACGGGAGGCGGCGACCCGGGAGCGGGAACGGCTCGCCCGCAGTATCCACGACTCGGTGTTGCAGACCTTGGCGCTGGTGCAACGTCGAGGCGTCGAGTTGGGCGGGGAGGCGGCGCAGCTCGGCACGCTCGCCGGGGCCCAGGAAGCCACCCTGCGGGCGTTGCTCTCCGATCCGCCCCGGCCCCCGGGGGCCCCGGCTTCCGGGCGTTCGGCTTCCGGGCGTTCGGCGGAGCCGCCGGCCGACCCGGCAGGGGCGATCATGGAGCTGCAGGCCGAACTTCGGGCCCGGTACGCCGGGCCGCACACCACCATCTCCGGCCCGGCCGAGCCGGTGCCGCTGCCGGCCGCCACGGCGACCGAACTCGTCGCCGCGGTCGGCGCCGCGCTCGACAACGTCCGAATCCACTGCGGCCCGGACACCCCCACCTGGCTGCTGGTAGAAGCAGAGCCGCGGCAGGTCACGGTCACCATCCGCGACGACGGTCCGGGCATCCCGGCCGGGCGGCTGGCGCAGGCGGCTGCGCAAGGCCGGCTCGGCGTGGCCCAATCGATCGAAGGGCGGCTCCGGGAACTCGGCGGCAGCGCAGTGATCACCTCTGAGCCGGGGCAGGGCACCGAGGTAGAGCTGCGGCTGCCGCTAACCTGACCAGATGGCAGGCGCGGAGAGCCCAGCGGAGCAGCCGATCCGGGTGATGGTGGTGGACGACCACCCGATGTGGCGCGACGGGGTGGCGCGCGACCTCACCGAGGCGGGATACGAGGTCGTGGCCACCTTCGGCGAAGGCGCCCAGGCGGTCCGGGTGGCGGCGGCGGTCCGGCCGCAGGTGGTCGTGCTCGACCTGCACCTGCCCGACCTCACCGGCCCCGAGGTGATCGCCGGCCTGGCCGAGACCGCCCCCCAGGCGCGGGTGCTGATCCTGTCGGCGAGTGAGGAGCAGGCGGACGTGCTGGCGGCGGTCACCGCCGGCGCGACCGGTTACCTGGTCAAGTCGGCGGGGCGGGAAGACTTTCTGGCGGCGGTCGAGCGGACCGCCGCCGGCGAAGCGGTCTTCACGCCGGGCCTGGCCGGGCTGGTGCTGGGGGAGTACCGGCGGCTCGCGGCGGCGCCCACGGACTCGTCGGGTGCCGGTCCGGCGCCGAGCCTGACCGAGCGGGAGACCGAGGTGCTCCGGCAGGTGGCGAAGGGGCTGTCGTATAAGCAGGTCGCGCAGCGGCTCGGGGTCTCGCACCGGACGGTGCAGAATCACGTCCAGAACACGCTGGGCAAGCTACAACTGCACAATCGGGTACAACTCACCCGGTACGCGATCGAACAGGGCCTCGACACCTGACCGCCCTCCCGCCCTCCCGGCCGATCATGAGCGGCGCGGATGGGGGTCGTCGAGCCGGAGGGTCATGAAGACACTGTTCGGGTCGAGCTGGTAGTCGCCGAATGGCCCGCACGCCTGGAAGCCGCGGCGGGCGTAGAGCCGCCGGGCCGGGGCGAAGAAGTCCTGGCTGCCGGTCTCCAGGTAGAGCGCCTGGTAGCCGCGTACGCCGGCTTCGGTGATCAGGTGGTCGAGTAGCGCGGTGCCGACGCCGCGCCCCCGCGCTGCGGTCGCGGTACGCATCGACTTGATCTCTCCGGCGGTGGGGCTGAGCGCCTTGAGTGCGCCGCAGCCGAGTAGCAGGTCGCCGTCCCGGGCGGTCCACATGGTCACGGCCGGCTCAGTGAGACCGGTCAAGTCGAGCGCATGGACGCTCTCCAGCGGTGAGGTCGCGTGCATGTCGACGAGGTGATCACTAATCAGCTGACGTAGGTCGTCGCGGCTGAGGTCTTCGACTTCGATTCGCAGCACGGGGTGATTATCCCCGACTCACCCCCTGCGCCGATCATGAGCGTGTTGACCGACACACCGAGCGTGTCGGTCAATACGCTCATGATCGACCCGGAAGAGCGCTCATGATCGGCCCGAGAAAGCGGGGGCGGTATCGCTGAGGGCGAAACCACGGCGGATCGGGAAACAACTGCGCCGGGCGCACGGTTGACCCTAGTCAGTTGAGCCACGTGGGCTCAACCTCCCCGAGACGAGTGAGGGTGTGACTGACAGTGACTGAAGCGCGAGCCACCCTGACCCTGCCGGTGCTGCCGCTGGATGAACTGGTGGCGCTGCCCGGCATGGTGGTTCCCATCCCGCTGGACGATGCCGAGGCCCGGTCCGCGATCGAGGCTGCCCGCGCCGCTCGGGCCGAGGACGACCAGTCCGCGCAGATCCTGCTCGTGCCCCGGGTCGACGGCAAGTACGCCGGGTCCGGCGCGCTCGGCGTGATCGAGCAGGTCGGCCGATTCCCCGGTGGCGAGCGGGGCGCGGTGATCCGGGCGACCGCCCGGGTCTCGATCGGCGCCGGCACCACCGGCCCGGGCGCGGCCCTGTGGGTCGAGGCCGACCGAGTGGCTGAGCAGGCCGAGGACGACCCGAGTCTGCCTGAGTTGACCCGCGACTACCGCGCCGTGTTGACCACGATGCTGCAGCAGCGCGGCGCCTGGCAGATGATCGACTCGCTGCGGCAGGTGGCGGATGCGGCAGCGTTGGCAGACCTGGCCGGGTACGCGTCGTACCTGACCCGGGAGCAGAAGGTCTGGCTGCTGGAGACGCCGGAAGTGCCGGCGCGGCTGACGAAGCTGGTCGAGTGGACCCGGGCGCACCTGGCCGAGCTGGAGGTGGCCGAGAGCATCAACCAGGACGTCAAGGAGGGCATGGAGCGGCAGCAGAAGGAGTTCCTGCTGCGGCAGCAGCTCGCCGCGATCCGTAAGGAGTTGGCGGAGCTCTCCGGCGATCCCGCCTCCGAGGAGCAGGATTACCGGGCCCGGGTGGAGGCCGCTGAGCTGCCCGAGCACGTCCGCAAGGCGGCTCTGTCCGAGGTGGACAAGTTGGAGCGGACCTCGGACCAGTCGCCCGAGGTCGGGTGGATCCGCACCTGGCTGGATACCGTGCTCGACCTACCCTGGCAGGAACGTTCCGAGGACGCGTACGACATCCCGGGGGCGCGGGCGGTGCTGGAGGCCGACCACGCCGGGCTGGCGGACGTGAAGGAGCGGATCATCGAGTACCTGGCGGTGCGTAAGCGCCGCGAGGAGCGCGGTCTCGGCGTCGTGGGCGGTCGCCGCAGCGGTGCCGTGTTGGCGCTGGTCGGCCCGCCGGGGGTCGGTAAGACCTCGTTGGGTGAGTCGGTGGCCCGGGCGATGGGCCGCTCGTTCGCCCGGGTGGCGCTCGGCGGTGTCCGGGACGAGGCCGAGATCCGTGGCCACCGGCGTACCTACGTCGGGGCGTTGCCCGGTCGGATCGTCCGGGCGGTCAGTGACGCCGGCACGATGAACCCGGTGATCCTGCTCGACGAGGTGGACAAGCTGGGCGCCGACTATCGCGGCGACCCGACCGCGGCGCTGCTGGAGGTGCTGGATCCGGCCCAGAACCACACCTTCCGTGACCACTATCTCGATGTCGAGCTGGACCTCTCCGATGTGGTCTTTCTGGCCACCGCGAACGTGCTGGAGATGATCCCGGCGCCGCTGCTGGACCGGATGGAGCTGGTGCAGCTGGACGGGTACACCGAGGACGAGAAGGTCACTATCGCCCAGCGGCATCTGTTGCCGCGGCAGCTGGAGCGCGCCGGGCTGACCGCCGACGAGGTGCAGGTCGACGACTCCGCGCTGCGGTTGCTGGCCCGCGAGTACACCCGCGAGGCGGGGGTGCGGGAGCTGGAGCGTTCGGTGGCCCGGGTGCTGCGTAAGACCGCGGCGAAGCTGGCGGTCGAGGAGATCCCGGTGCCGGTCTCGGTCGGCGCCGAAGCGCTGCGGCCGCTGCTGGGTCGGCCGAAGCACACTCCGGAGACTGCGGAGCGCACCGCGCTGCCCGGGGTGGCGACCGGGCTGGCGGTCACCGGCGTCGGTGGTGACGTGCTCTTCGTGGAGGCGTCGTTGGCCGATCCGGAGACTGGACCCACCGACATCACGCTCACCGGCCAGCTCGGCGACGTGATGAAGGAGTCGGCGCGGATCGCGCTGTCCTATCTGCGTTCGCACGGCGTGGAGCTGGAGCTGCCGGTCGGTGACCTGGCCGCGCGGGGGGTCCACATCCACGTGCCGGCCGGGGCGATCCCGAAGGACGGGCCCAGCGCCGGGGTCACCATGACCACCGCGCTGGCGTCGCTGCTATCCGGGCGGCCGGCGCGGGCTGAGGTCGGCATGACCGGTGAGGTGTCGTTGACCGGTCGGGTGCTGCCGATCGGTGGGGTGAAGCAGAAGGTGCTCGCCGCGCATCGGGCAGGTCTGACCACTGTGCTGCTGCCGCAGCGTAACGAGCCGGATCTGGATGAGGTGCCGGCGGAGGTCCGGGAGGAGCTCACCATCCACCTGGTGAGCGACGTCCGGCAGGTGCTGGAGTTGGCGCTGGAGCCCGCCCGCGCCGCCCTGGCGGCGGCCTAACCGGCACCGGGCCGCACCCGGCCGCGCCGGGCCGCACCCGGCAACGACGCCCGGCCCGTCAGTCCAGAGCGGACTGGCGGGCCGGCGCCGCGGCGTAGGCCCGGATGATCGGGTTGATCTGGTACCGGCCGTCCGGCGTACGCTGCAGCAGGCTGCGCGCGACCAGAGTGGATAGGGCGCTCCGGGTGGTCGCCGGGTCGAGGCCGGTGACCGGTGCGGCCGTCGACTGGGCAAGGTCGGTTCGGGCGAGGCTCACCTCCCGCAGCACTAGCGCCGCGTGCGCCGGCAGACCGTGGCAGGCGCTGGCGAGCGCGCGGCGGAGTGGCCCGGGACGGTCCGGGTCGGGACCGTCGAGCAGACTCAGCGGGTCCTCGGCGTCGACCAGCGCCGCGAGGTAGTCCACAATCGGCAGATCCGGTTGGTCTGCCAGCCGGGCGCCGGCCGCGTGCAGCGCGACCGGCAGGCCACCGCAGCGGTGGGTCAGCTCGGCTGCCGCCACCGGCTCCGCGGCCACCCGCCCGGCGCCGATGATCCCGCCGAGGAGATCCCGCGCCGGTTCGGCAGCCAGCGGCTCGACCGACAACCGGCGGGCGCCGTCGTGGGCGACCAGTCCGTTGAGCCGGCACCGGCTGGTCACCAGGACGAGGCAGTCGCCGCCCGGCAACAGTGGCCGGACCTGACCCGGTTCGGTGGCGTTGTCCAGTAGCACCAGCATCCGTCGCCGGTGGAGCAGGGTACGGTACCGGGCGGCAAGCGAGTCCACATCGGCGTTTTCGGGTTCCGGGGCGCCGGCCAGGCCGCTGAGGAGCTGGGCGAGGATGGTGCCGACTGGGATCGGCGCCCCGTGCCGATCGGCCAGATCGGCGTAGAGCTGGCCATCCGGGTAGCGGCTGGTGAGTCGGTGGGCGGCGTGCTGGGCCAGTGCGCTCTTACCGACGCCGGGCGGGCCGGTGAGCGCCACCAGGACGCGCGCACCGCCGCGGCGGTTCACCCTGGCGTGACGCGCGATTTCGGTGAGTTCCCGCTCTCGACCGAGGAGCTTCGCCGGCCCGGGTGGCAGCTGTGGCGCCCGCGGCGGGTCCGGCCGCGCCGGCAAGCCCGGGGAGGGGGGCGACCCCAGCGACCCTGGCGACCCCGGGGAGGGCGGGGGCACTGGCCGGTGCCGGCCCCGCCGGTGATCATGAACTCGGTCGCGGGCGGTGGCGAGCATGCCCTGCTCGGCTGGCCCGGCGCCGAGCAGCTGCACCAGCGCGTCGAACCGGTCGGTCGGGGGGAGAGTCTTTCCGGTGAGGTAGTCGGCTACCACCGTGTGGCTCCAGCCGGCCCGTTCGCCGAGCTCCCGGTAGGTGAGTTCGGCGCCGCCGCGGCGTCGCGCCTCGCGGCGACGCAGCGCGCGCAGCAGGCGGGCCAGGTCGGGCAGTGTCCGCACGGTGGCGGCGATCGGGTGGAGTCCGGCGGAGTGCGGACGGTGGGCCGAGCCTGTGGTCGAGGATCCAGTCACACCGGCGCCCTTCACTCGTCGTATTGAGTTCGGGTCGGACAGTAGCGACGCTGGCGGTGGTCCGCAACTGGCCTGGTCGCACCCACCCTCGGTGCCGTCGCCGTGCAAGGCCGTACGGCCGTGTCTAACCATGTCCGTAATCCGTGGTGGTCGATCCGCTCTGGTTACTACCGTCCGGACAGCGACGCGGGCGAGCGCCCGCCGCACGGGGGGTCGACGTACACATGGGAGGAACTGTGGCCAGACATCGGACCACAACAACCACGCTGTTCCGGGCAGCGATGGTGACGGTCGCCGCGACTGCGCTCGCGGTGACCAGCGGCGCCGCCGCCAACGCGCAGCAGGTCACCGGCGGTACGGCACCGGCCGGCAATCAGGTGGCGCCGAATCAGGACCGGTCGGCGGAGGTCGGCGAAGCCACCCTGCTGGCGGCGCTGCAGCGGGACCTGGACCTGACCGAGGCGCAGGCGCAGCGGCTGATGGCGACTCAGGACACGGTGGTCGCCACCGACGCCGAGCTGCAGGAGGAGCTCGGCGAAGCCTATGTCGAGTCCCGGTTCGACGCGGCGAGCGGCACCCTGACGGTGGCGGTGACTGACGCGGCCGCCGCCGAGACGGTAACGGTGGCCGGCGCCGAGGCCGAGGTGGTGGGTGACCGGCTCGCCGAGCTCACCGGGATCACCGACGAGCTGGACGCGCTCGCCGAGTCCGACCCGGCGGCGGTCGCCGGCATCGTCTCGTGGAGCGTTGATCTCGCCGCCGACCAGGTGGTCGTGACCGTGCTGGCGGACCAGGCGGCCGAGACGGCGGCGGTGACCGGCCAGTTCGGCAGCGCGGTGCAGGTCGAGACGACCGAGGCGGCGCCGTCGCTCACCCAGGATCTGCCCTACCTGGATGGCGGCCTCGCCTACAACACCGCTGCCGGCGGTTGCTCCACCGGGTTCAACCTGAGCCAGGGCTATGTGCTCACGGCCGGGCACTGCCACACGGTGGGGCTGACCGCCAGCGCCTTCGGCCAGACCATCGGGCCGGTCGCGCACCGTAACTTCCCGGGCGCGGACTACGCCGCGATCCGGGTGACCAACTCGTACTGGATCCAGGGCCCCTGGGTGTGGCTCTATCCCGGGTTCTTCACCATCGTCGGTAACGCAAGCCCGACCTCGGGTACGGCGGTGTGCAGCTCAGGGCGGACCACCGGCCTGACCTGCGGCACCGTGACCGGCACCGGGGAGTCGGTGAACTTCGGCGGCACCGTGGTGAACAACCTGATCCGGCACTCGGCGTGTGTCCGCCAGGGTGACTCGGGCGGTCCGACCTTCACCACCAACGGGTTCGCGGTCGGGACCAACACCGGGGCGCAGCTGATCGGTGGCAACTGCACCAACCCGCCGGTCTCGTGGTCGTACCCGACGACCACCTCGCTCGCGGCGTACCAGTCGCTCTACGGCGCCTCCCTGCTGACCGGCTAACCCCACCCCCCTTGCGGGTTGATCATGGACCTAGGTACATGAACCGGGCCGATTTCGGTCCCGTACCCCATGATCAACCCGCGAGGGCGGGGCGGGGTGTTCGACCGTGTTCAACGGTGTCCAAGATTGCCTGCGCTCGATCGATGAATTCTTTAGCGTCTATCGGCGACGCGCCGAGCGGTTCGCGCACGGGGGGTCGACTGTGTGCAGGAGGAGAACTAGTGACACGAAACCGGGCAACACCCAAGCCCATGGTGGTACGGGGGGCGGTGGCCACCCTGGCGGTGGCGGCGCTCGCCGTCGCCGGCGCCACCCCCGCCGCGGCACACCAGCCGGCGGAGCGCCCCA carries:
- a CDS encoding helix-turn-helix domain-containing protein; its protein translation is MTGSSTTGSAHRPHSAGLHPIAATVRTLPDLARLLRALRRREARRRGGAELTYRELGERAGWSHTVVADYLTGKTLPPTDRFDALVQLLGAGPAEQGMLATARDRVHDHRRGRHRPVPPPSPGSPGSLGSPPSPGLPARPDPPRAPQLPPGPAKLLGRERELTEIARHARVNRRGGARVLVALTGPPGVGKSALAQHAAHRLTSRYPDGQLYADLADRHGAPIPVGTILAQLLSGLAGAPEPENADVDSLAARYRTLLHRRRMLVLLDNATEPGQVRPLLPGGDCLVLVTSRCRLNGLVAHDGARRLSVEPLAAEPARDLLGGIIGAGRVAAEPVAAAELTHRCGGLPVALHAAGARLADQPDLPIVDYLAALVDAEDPLSLLDGPDPDRPGPLRRALASACHGLPAHAALVLREVSLARTDLAQSTAAPVTGLDPATTRSALSTLVARSLLQRTPDGRYQINPIIRAYAAAPARQSALD
- the lon gene encoding endopeptidase La, with amino-acid sequence MTEARATLTLPVLPLDELVALPGMVVPIPLDDAEARSAIEAARAARAEDDQSAQILLVPRVDGKYAGSGALGVIEQVGRFPGGERGAVIRATARVSIGAGTTGPGAALWVEADRVAEQAEDDPSLPELTRDYRAVLTTMLQQRGAWQMIDSLRQVADAAALADLAGYASYLTREQKVWLLETPEVPARLTKLVEWTRAHLAELEVAESINQDVKEGMERQQKEFLLRQQLAAIRKELAELSGDPASEEQDYRARVEAAELPEHVRKAALSEVDKLERTSDQSPEVGWIRTWLDTVLDLPWQERSEDAYDIPGARAVLEADHAGLADVKERIIEYLAVRKRREERGLGVVGGRRSGAVLALVGPPGVGKTSLGESVARAMGRSFARVALGGVRDEAEIRGHRRTYVGALPGRIVRAVSDAGTMNPVILLDEVDKLGADYRGDPTAALLEVLDPAQNHTFRDHYLDVELDLSDVVFLATANVLEMIPAPLLDRMELVQLDGYTEDEKVTIAQRHLLPRQLERAGLTADEVQVDDSALRLLAREYTREAGVRELERSVARVLRKTAAKLAVEEIPVPVSVGAEALRPLLGRPKHTPETAERTALPGVATGLAVTGVGGDVLFVEASLADPETGPTDITLTGQLGDVMKESARIALSYLRSHGVELELPVGDLAARGVHIHVPAGAIPKDGPSAGVTMTTALASLLSGRPARAEVGMTGEVSLTGRVLPIGGVKQKVLAAHRAGLTTVLLPQRNEPDLDEVPAEVREELTIHLVSDVRQVLELALEPARAALAAA
- a CDS encoding S1 family peptidase → MARHRTTTTTLFRAAMVTVAATALAVTSGAAANAQQVTGGTAPAGNQVAPNQDRSAEVGEATLLAALQRDLDLTEAQAQRLMATQDTVVATDAELQEELGEAYVESRFDAASGTLTVAVTDAAAAETVTVAGAEAEVVGDRLAELTGITDELDALAESDPAAVAGIVSWSVDLAADQVVVTVLADQAAETAAVTGQFGSAVQVETTEAAPSLTQDLPYLDGGLAYNTAAGGCSTGFNLSQGYVLTAGHCHTVGLTASAFGQTIGPVAHRNFPGADYAAIRVTNSYWIQGPWVWLYPGFFTIVGNASPTSGTAVCSSGRTTGLTCGTVTGTGESVNFGGTVVNNLIRHSACVRQGDSGGPTFTTNGFAVGTNTGAQLIGGNCTNPPVSWSYPTTTSLAAYQSLYGASLLTG
- a CDS encoding GNAT family N-acetyltransferase, which gives rise to MLRIEVEDLSRDDLRQLISDHLVDMHATSPLESVHALDLTGLTEPAVTMWTARDGDLLLGCGALKALSPTAGEIKSMRTATAARGRGVGTALLDHLITEAGVRGYQALYLETGSQDFFAPARRLYARRGFQACGPFGDYQLDPNSVFMTLRLDDPHPRRS
- the macS gene encoding MacS family sensor histidine kinase; translated protein: MGLVPLLWRALAVFRVAALGYALLLIARDAGDYARPAAAWWLAVVMVGWTALVTFLYTAPSRRRWPLLGADLAVAVAILTLSPWVIGPQDQADTLPAVWVAAPVVAWAVRGGWRTGAAAAVIVAAADIAIRADGATIPQTTINATVLLLFVGFITGYVATLAGRAEQQLQAAAEREAATRERERLARSIHDSVLQTLALVQRRGVELGGEAAQLGTLAGAQEATLRALLSDPPRPPGAPASGRSASGRSAEPPADPAGAIMELQAELRARYAGPHTTISGPAEPVPLPAATATELVAAVGAALDNVRIHCGPDTPTWLLVEAEPRQVTVTIRDDGPGIPAGRLAQAAAQGRLGVAQSIEGRLRELGGSAVITSEPGQGTEVELRLPLT
- a CDS encoding response regulator — protein: MAGAESPAEQPIRVMVVDDHPMWRDGVARDLTEAGYEVVATFGEGAQAVRVAAAVRPQVVVLDLHLPDLTGPEVIAGLAETAPQARVLILSASEEQADVLAAVTAGATGYLVKSAGREDFLAAVERTAAGEAVFTPGLAGLVLGEYRRLAAAPTDSSGAGPAPSLTERETEVLRQVAKGLSYKQVAQRLGVSHRTVQNHVQNTLGKLQLHNRVQLTRYAIEQGLDT
- a CDS encoding PQQ-dependent sugar dehydrogenase, which gives rise to MLVISSQQPHRSTRWRRALATGVATVVATGGAVATGLLAPQPAAAQVAGFDFTQPDVVATGLEVPWGTTFLPDGSALVAERDDAQLVRVAPGQPAQPVATLPGVDTAGEGGLLGLARAPGDDNWVYAYHTTTTDNRVVRFPVDNPQSAQPVLTGIPRGAFIHHGGRIEFGPDGMLYVATGDAGDPDLSQDLDNLAGAILRVTPEGDVPADNPFPGSPIYAYGLRNVQGMAWDSQGRLWASEFGEDLWDEVNLIEPGGNYGWPICEGPCQPPDSQLIDPALIWAPAEASPSGVAVADDHLFVASLRGRQLWTVPLAGSGPGEPTAVLSGEYGRLRTVTVGPDGWLWIATSNRDGRATPTPADDQVVRFPPTTPPTTPPTTPPTTPPTTPPTTPPTGGCIAEYQVVSDWQGGFQADVSVTNSGDSAGSGWTVSWTFPDGQVVDQLWGGIHSQSGSEVSVTNEAWNGSLSPGAATSFGLLGNGDAGDAAGLACQLH